In one window of Janthinobacterium sp. 1_2014MBL_MicDiv DNA:
- a CDS encoding GGDEF domain-containing protein: protein MHALHRKMAEICRVVVHAGVHEISQQRYFHRELKAPSLALQGMAFVGVLASYFLARKLFYVVGREYLICIAGVFLGIVISYKACNLRYLNIGGLVTTIFSCVGFRLLLSASGIGEYWLFPLGVLMTVSISAIASDPLTYLVLILVVWLLLGLGGFEQALLASGDWSAMYVVAAVLIGLLFSGYFFRLRYSNHVATARLEDMAYRDYLTGIPNRRCFLDALHAAANDGKPSPGYLLMADVDDFKKINDELGHDAGDMVLRELGRIIAASAAGCPHGRIGGEEFAMLIDADLACVAFMADQLLDAVRCSTVVRRGVTISVGIARVQGKAVAESLRQADEALYGAKLSGKDCVVFFSNAPGRMDASLDT from the coding sequence ATGCATGCATTACACAGGAAAATGGCGGAGATATGCAGGGTGGTGGTCCATGCCGGGGTACATGAGATCTCGCAGCAGCGATATTTTCATCGGGAATTAAAGGCGCCGAGCCTGGCGTTGCAGGGCATGGCCTTTGTGGGCGTGCTGGCGTCATATTTTCTGGCAAGGAAATTGTTTTATGTGGTGGGGCGCGAGTATTTAATCTGTATTGCCGGTGTCTTTCTTGGAATTGTCATCAGCTACAAGGCATGCAATTTACGCTATTTGAATATTGGCGGCCTGGTGACCACGATTTTTTCATGTGTCGGCTTTCGCCTGCTGCTGTCGGCGAGCGGCATAGGCGAATACTGGCTGTTTCCGCTGGGCGTCCTGATGACGGTTTCCATTTCGGCCATCGCCAGCGATCCGTTGACCTACCTGGTCCTGATACTGGTGGTGTGGCTGTTATTGGGGCTGGGCGGTTTCGAGCAGGCGCTGCTGGCCAGTGGTGACTGGTCGGCGATGTATGTGGTGGCGGCCGTGCTGATCGGCCTGCTCTTCAGCGGTTATTTTTTCCGCCTGCGCTATTCGAATCATGTCGCCACGGCGCGCCTGGAAGACATGGCTTACCGCGATTATCTGACCGGCATACCCAACCGCCGCTGTTTTCTCGACGCGCTGCATGCGGCGGCCAACGATGGCAAGCCATCGCCTGGTTATCTGCTGATGGCCGATGTCGATGATTTTAAAAAAATCAATGATGAATTGGGACACGATGCCGGCGATATGGTCCTGCGCGAACTGGGGCGGATTATTGCCGCGTCGGCGGCCGGCTGTCCGCACGGGCGCATCGGTGGCGAGGAATTTGCCATGCTGATCGATGCCGACCTGGCCTGCGTGGCGTTCATGGCGGATCAGTTACTGGACGCGGTACGGTGTTCAACGGTGGTCAGGCGGGGCGTGACGATCAGCGTCGGCATTGCGCGCGTGCAGGGAAAGGCAGTGGCGGAGAGCTTGCGCCAGGCCGATGAGGCGCTCTATGGCGCGAAACTGTCCGGCAAGGATTGCGTGGTCTTTTTTTCCAATGCGCCTGGCAGGATGGACGCCAGCCTGGATACATGA
- a CDS encoding response regulator transcription factor, translated as MSKSSAAAPRVFLVDDDLSILRALERIFSSSSYSVQTFSSAEDFLATADLQQAGCLVLDLSMPAMSGSLLQEHLLRNKSLLPVIFLTGNGDVASSVKAMKLGAFDFLTKPVDAHCLLEAVQLALALNRRLIADRALLHSIELRLGSLTKREHQVMDLVVSGRLNKQIAAELGTVEHTIKLHRASVMRKMHADSFSDLVTTINTLRSLTSPSSGR; from the coding sequence ATGAGTAAATCCAGCGCCGCCGCACCCCGCGTTTTCCTCGTCGATGACGACCTGTCCATCCTGCGTGCGCTGGAAAGAATCTTTTCCAGCAGTAGTTATTCTGTCCAGACATTTTCTTCCGCCGAGGATTTCCTGGCCACGGCCGACCTGCAGCAAGCGGGTTGCCTCGTGCTCGACCTGTCCATGCCCGCCATGTCCGGTTCCCTGCTGCAGGAGCACCTGCTGCGCAACAAGTCGTTGCTGCCGGTCATATTTTTGACGGGCAATGGCGACGTGGCCAGCAGCGTCAAGGCCATGAAGCTGGGCGCGTTTGATTTCCTGACCAAGCCCGTCGATGCCCACTGCCTGCTCGAGGCCGTGCAACTGGCGCTGGCGCTGAACCGCAGGCTGATCGCGGACCGGGCCCTGCTGCACTCGATAGAACTGCGCCTGGGCAGCCTGACGAAACGCGAACATCAAGTCATGGATCTCGTCGTCTCAGGCCGGCTGAACAAACAGATCGCGGCCGAACTGGGCACGGTGGAACACACGATCAAATTGCACCGCGCCAGCGTCATGCGCAAGATGCACGCCGATTCCTTCTCCGATCTGGTGACCACCATCAATACCCTGCGCTCGCTGACCAGCCCATCGAGCGGGCGCTGA
- a CDS encoding sensor histidine kinase, whose amino-acid sequence MAPETRSIALGNFNSIASFMGIITMLLFGEYEKIIFKRNYCLFITYIIFSTLIGIVGFAAHAGPQEGAAMDAGQAAGLGVVQRYQALEDSGCALHLEAARSSQHWIAVADRSPNFGFTSACWWIRFNLDNSGRQPAQVTVDLGTPLQDFVDWHVLDRSDGRLLTSVRSGDRRDFNFRYQQSLTLALPLAMAAGQQLAVYARLATFDGFQEPLALAVRSSDAFSLAKSRELLLTGMYFGCLLAFCIYSIFLFISTKENIHITYAAFLLLLSLTTFIYYGASTGLLHSINADFNNALLPFFFSLCMFFFFIFARTYLKIPDLPPNILIETYNVIITLLLLISPLAFLLGYAIAYAANATLVLCNILILLLLTIRLCWKKNMNAIFLFIAFFPLGTSLSLKLLSLDNFITVQHLIENNFYLAESTIFSVVALSFSIAHSMKIMRLAMEKARSRELESTIALQDNELKLLHLSRVTLAGELSGAIAHELSQPLTSILSNAQAAEFMIRNRHFNESAQLAITRDIIDQAKLAATVIAKIRKLLYPGKRSTDRIRVNDVLASARLFLQHDLTLKNIRLTEYGDHALHVSGDLVQIQQVMINLLANAIEAVKDLPDERKCVYLSVRAYLGKYALFTISDTGVGLPPDQHDRIFDAFFTTKEGGMGLGLNICKKIIVAHYGEIWARSSYPFGSIIEFTLPTDE is encoded by the coding sequence GTGGCACCCGAAACCCGTAGCATCGCGCTCGGCAATTTCAACTCAATCGCTTCATTCATGGGAATAATTACAATGTTGCTTTTTGGGGAATATGAGAAAATTATTTTCAAGCGAAATTACTGCCTCTTCATTACCTACATCATCTTTTCAACACTTATCGGTATCGTTGGGTTTGCGGCGCATGCCGGGCCGCAGGAAGGGGCTGCGATGGATGCCGGGCAAGCGGCGGGCCTGGGCGTGGTCCAGCGCTATCAGGCGCTGGAAGACAGCGGCTGTGCACTGCACCTCGAGGCGGCAAGGTCTAGCCAGCACTGGATCGCCGTGGCGGATCGGTCACCCAATTTCGGCTTCACCAGCGCCTGCTGGTGGATCAGGTTCAATCTCGACAATTCCGGCCGGCAACCGGCGCAAGTGACGGTCGACCTGGGCACGCCCTTGCAGGATTTTGTTGACTGGCATGTGCTTGACAGGAGCGATGGCCGCCTCCTGACGAGCGTCCGCAGCGGCGACCGGCGCGACTTCAATTTCCGCTATCAACAATCGCTGACCTTGGCATTGCCGCTGGCCATGGCTGCCGGACAACAACTGGCCGTGTACGCCAGGCTGGCCACCTTTGACGGCTTTCAGGAACCGCTGGCCCTTGCCGTGCGCAGCAGCGATGCCTTTTCCCTCGCAAAATCCAGGGAGCTGTTATTAACAGGCATGTATTTTGGCTGCCTGCTGGCATTCTGCATTTACAGTATCTTTCTTTTTATTTCAACCAAAGAAAATATTCATATCACCTATGCGGCATTTCTTCTCCTGCTGAGCCTTACCACTTTCATCTATTATGGCGCCAGCACCGGACTCCTTCATTCCATCAATGCCGATTTCAACAATGCACTGCTGCCCTTCTTTTTTTCTCTGTGCATGTTCTTCTTTTTCATTTTCGCCAGAACCTATCTGAAAATACCGGACCTGCCGCCCAATATTCTCATCGAAACCTACAATGTCATCATCACGCTGCTGTTACTGATATCGCCCCTGGCATTTCTTCTTGGCTATGCCATCGCCTATGCCGCCAATGCCACTCTCGTGCTATGCAACATATTGATTCTTCTGCTATTGACCATTCGCCTATGCTGGAAAAAAAATATGAATGCCATTTTTTTATTTATCGCGTTCTTTCCACTTGGAACATCCCTTTCCTTGAAACTGCTTAGCCTGGACAATTTCATCACCGTTCAGCATCTGATTGAAAATAATTTCTACCTGGCGGAAAGCACGATTTTTTCCGTGGTGGCCCTGAGTTTCTCCATTGCCCATTCCATGAAAATCATGCGGCTGGCGATGGAAAAAGCCAGGTCGCGCGAACTGGAATCGACAATCGCGCTGCAAGACAATGAACTCAAGCTGCTGCATCTGTCGCGCGTCACCCTGGCAGGCGAGTTAAGCGGGGCGATCGCCCACGAATTAAGCCAGCCGCTCACCTCCATCCTCAGCAATGCCCAGGCTGCCGAATTCATGATACGCAACCGGCATTTCAATGAATCGGCACAACTGGCCATCACGCGCGACATCATCGACCAGGCCAAGCTGGCCGCCACGGTCATCGCGAAAATCAGGAAGCTGCTTTATCCCGGCAAACGAAGTACCGACCGCATCCGCGTCAATGACGTACTGGCCAGCGCCCGGTTATTTCTCCAGCACGACTTGACGCTCAAGAATATCCGCCTGACGGAATATGGCGACCATGCGCTGCATGTGAGCGGCGACCTGGTACAGATCCAGCAAGTGATGATCAATCTGCTGGCCAATGCGATCGAAGCGGTCAAGGACTTGCCCGACGAGCGCAAATGCGTGTACCTGTCGGTACGCGCCTATCTGGGGAAATACGCGCTATTTACCATCAGCGATACGGGCGTGGGCTTGCCTCCCGATCAACACGACAGGATATTCGACGCGTTCTTTACCACCAAGGAAGGCGGCATGGGACTGGGCCTGAATATTTGCAAGAAAATCATCGTGGCCCACTATGGTGAAATCTGGGCCCGCTCCTCCTACCCCTTCGGCTCCATCATCGAATTTACCCTGCCCACCGATGAGTAA
- a CDS encoding YdcF family protein: MRTIRWTALLALITFLLATTALVLTGLDDKLAPADVIVVPGNTIAPDGTPSPRLRARLDAALAQFQAGRAPRILVSGATGKEGFDEAASMARYLQARGMPAGAILEDNQGWTTDATARNAALLMRAHGWRTAMVATQYFHVPRFRLALERSGIDVSGNVHAPYFELRDLYSIPRETVGYLVYYVKS, translated from the coding sequence ATGCGAACAATACGATGGACCGCCCTGCTGGCGCTGATCACTTTCCTGCTGGCCACGACAGCACTGGTATTGACGGGACTCGACGACAAGCTGGCGCCCGCCGACGTGATCGTAGTGCCGGGCAATACCATCGCCCCGGACGGCACGCCCAGCCCCCGCCTGCGGGCGCGCCTCGATGCGGCCCTGGCGCAATTCCAGGCGGGCCGGGCGCCGCGCATCCTCGTCAGCGGCGCCACGGGCAAGGAAGGCTTCGACGAGGCCGCTTCCATGGCGCGCTACCTGCAAGCGCGCGGCATGCCGGCCGGCGCCATTCTTGAGGATAATCAAGGCTGGACCACGGACGCCACGGCCCGCAACGCGGCGCTGCTCATGCGCGCGCATGGCTGGCGCACGGCCATGGTCGCCACGCAATATTTTCACGTGCCCCGCTTCCGGCTGGCGCTGGAGCGCAGCGGCATCGATGTCAGCGGCAACGTGCACGCGCCCTACTTCGAGCTGCGCGACCTGTATTCCATCCCCCGTGAAACGGTGGGCTACCTTGTGTATTACGTGAAATCCTGA
- a CDS encoding cysteine hydrolase family protein, which yields MSTQAATAPRRALLVIDVQNEYFTGQMPIEYPSVDISLPNIVQAMDAARAAGVPVIVVQHDAPEASPIFATGSDGWQLHPQVAAFAADHRINKNMGSAFAGTDLSAWLSSHGIDTLSVIGYMTHNCDAATIYQAAHDGLQVEFLQDATGTLPYANAGGAASAEEIHRVFSAVFHSNFAAVVSTRDWLDAVRAGKPLDKDNIYLSNQRARGVGGIV from the coding sequence ATGTCCACCCAAGCCGCCACCGCACCACGCCGTGCCCTGCTCGTCATTGATGTACAGAATGAATACTTCACGGGCCAGATGCCCATCGAATACCCATCCGTCGACATTTCCCTGCCGAACATCGTCCAGGCCATGGATGCCGCCCGCGCCGCCGGCGTGCCCGTCATCGTCGTCCAGCACGATGCGCCGGAAGCCTCGCCCATCTTCGCCACAGGCAGCGACGGCTGGCAGCTGCACCCGCAGGTGGCCGCCTTTGCCGCCGACCACCGCATCAACAAGAACATGGGCAGCGCATTTGCGGGCACGGACTTAAGCGCCTGGCTAAGCAGCCACGGCATCGATACCCTGAGCGTGATCGGCTACATGACGCACAACTGCGACGCCGCCACCATCTACCAGGCCGCGCACGACGGCTTGCAGGTCGAGTTCCTGCAGGACGCCACCGGCACCCTGCCCTACGCCAATGCGGGCGGCGCGGCCAGCGCCGAGGAAATCCACCGCGTGTTCAGCGCCGTATTCCATTCGAATTTCGCCGCCGTCGTCAGCACGCGCGACTGGCTCGATGCCGTGCGCGCAGGCAAGCCGCTGGACAAGGATAATATTTATCTGTCGAACCAGCGCGCGCGGGGCGTGGGCGGCATCGTCTGA
- a CDS encoding Lrp/AsnC ligand binding domain-containing protein gives MRILKESARGLDKLDRHILRILQQDGRISMKDLGEQVGLSITPCIERVKRMERDGVITGYHAKVNPAALGAKLLVFVEITLNQKSASAFEQFRREVLQIPEVQECHLVSGDFDYLIKARIHEMAEYRKLLGDMLLQLPGAAQSKSYVVMEEIKETLALSTEVLQNR, from the coding sequence ATGAGAATACTTAAAGAATCGGCACGCGGACTGGATAAGCTGGACCGCCACATCCTGCGCATCCTGCAGCAGGATGGCCGTATCTCGATGAAGGACCTCGGCGAACAGGTGGGCCTGTCCATCACGCCCTGCATCGAGCGGGTCAAGCGCATGGAGCGCGACGGCGTCATCACCGGCTATCACGCCAAGGTGAACCCGGCCGCGCTGGGCGCCAAGCTGCTCGTCTTTGTGGAGATTACGCTGAATCAGAAATCGGCGTCCGCCTTCGAGCAATTTCGCCGCGAAGTGTTGCAAATTCCCGAAGTGCAGGAATGCCACCTGGTGTCGGGCGACTTCGATTACCTGATCAAGGCGCGCATCCATGAAATGGCCGAGTACCGCAAATTGCTCGGCGACATGCTGCTGCAGCTGCCCGGCGCCGCCCAGTCGAAAAGCTACGTGGTGATGGAAGAAATCAAGGAAACCCTGGCCCTCTCGACCGAGGTGCTGCAGAACCGGTAA
- a CDS encoding tetratricopeptide repeat protein, which translates to MQLPAHLAHISTDHDWRHATPYPPLGFSPFFEGALGNGDTFGLYWPIGREASEPIVVDTWHDEWRLQPNFSSLAAFLRAYAASEEDGIVEMPALADDPASPRAAFLAAKQHVAQREPAAAIDLLEAALAILPEYTDALALLHGLYVRAGRSEEARKVAIQAIISPPCFGARPLKALQWLRAQPAPASGAADPIWRACGQLSLQFGGSKDNADYPVLLGAIDDYLAQGKVIAASTLMQTYAELMSAETVSFRERHGFDTAAFIARQIVVSAKLPDGSRDTARLSATRDT; encoded by the coding sequence ATGCAATTACCCGCACACCTCGCGCACATTTCCACTGACCACGACTGGCGGCACGCCACGCCCTACCCGCCGCTCGGCTTCAGCCCTTTCTTCGAAGGCGCGCTCGGCAACGGCGACACTTTCGGCCTGTACTGGCCCATCGGACGCGAAGCGAGCGAACCCATCGTGGTTGATACGTGGCACGACGAATGGCGCCTGCAGCCGAACTTTTCCAGCCTTGCCGCTTTCCTGCGCGCCTACGCCGCGTCGGAAGAGGACGGCATCGTGGAAATGCCTGCGCTAGCCGACGACCCCGCCTCGCCGCGCGCCGCTTTCCTGGCGGCAAAGCAGCACGTCGCGCAGCGCGAGCCGGCCGCCGCCATCGACCTGCTGGAAGCGGCGCTGGCCATCTTGCCCGAATACACGGACGCGCTGGCGCTGCTGCATGGACTATACGTGCGCGCAGGCAGAAGCGAGGAGGCGCGCAAGGTGGCCATCCAGGCCATCATCTCGCCGCCCTGCTTCGGCGCCAGGCCGCTGAAAGCCTTGCAGTGGCTGCGCGCGCAGCCCGCTCCCGCCTCCGGCGCGGCCGACCCCATCTGGCGCGCATGCGGGCAGCTGTCGCTGCAGTTCGGCGGCAGCAAGGACAATGCGGATTACCCCGTGCTGCTGGGGGCCATCGACGACTACCTGGCCCAAGGCAAGGTGATTGCCGCCTCGACCCTGATGCAGACGTATGCGGAACTCATGAGCGCCGAAACCGTGTCGTTCCGGGAGCGTCACGGTTTCGACACGGCCGCCTTCATCGCGCGGCAGATCGTCGTCAGCGCGAAGCTGCCCGACGGCAGCCGCGACACGGCAAGGCTATCGGCCACCCGCGACACTTAA
- a CDS encoding D-amino acid dehydrogenase, whose protein sequence is MRIVILGSGVIGVTSAYYLAKAGHEVTVIDRQPGPALETSFANAGQISPGYASPWAAPGIPLKAVKWMMQRHAPLAISLDGSAAQLKWMWQMLRNCTPEAYAVNKERMVRLAEYSRDCFKVLRAEAGITYEGRQQGTMQLFRTEKQYNDAAKDIEVLKDAGVPYEVLQRDELSRAEPALEAVKGKLFGGLRLPNDETGDCQLFTTRLSEMAVALGVKFRYGVAIDALLTQGDEIVGVQCGAEIVKADSYVVALGSYSTGFMKPLLDIPVYPLKGYSITVPIVNAAKAPVSTILDETYKIAVTRFDDRIRVGGMAEIAGYNLGLNPRRRETLEMVVNDLFPGGGNTAEATFWTGLRPMTPDGTPIVGRTPLRNLFLNTGHGTLGWTMSCGSAQLLADLMSSKKPAILADDLSVSRYSGAQGNGKLQHAVA, encoded by the coding sequence ATGCGTATCGTGATTCTGGGTAGCGGCGTCATCGGCGTCACCAGTGCTTACTATCTGGCCAAGGCAGGACATGAGGTCACCGTCATCGACCGCCAGCCGGGCCCGGCACTGGAAACCAGCTTCGCCAACGCGGGGCAAATCTCGCCCGGCTACGCGTCGCCCTGGGCCGCGCCCGGCATTCCGCTGAAGGCCGTGAAGTGGATGATGCAGCGCCACGCGCCGCTGGCCATCTCGCTCGACGGCAGCGCCGCCCAGCTGAAATGGATGTGGCAGATGTTGCGTAATTGCACACCGGAAGCGTATGCCGTCAACAAGGAACGCATGGTGCGCCTGGCCGAGTACAGCCGCGATTGCTTCAAGGTGCTGCGCGCCGAAGCCGGCATCACGTATGAAGGCCGTCAGCAAGGCACGATGCAATTGTTCCGTACTGAAAAGCAATACAACGACGCGGCCAAGGATATCGAAGTGCTCAAGGATGCGGGCGTGCCGTATGAAGTGCTGCAGCGCGATGAACTGTCGCGCGCCGAGCCGGCCCTGGAAGCCGTGAAAGGCAAGCTGTTCGGCGGCCTGCGCCTGCCCAACGATGAAACGGGCGATTGCCAGCTGTTTACCACGCGCCTGTCCGAGATGGCCGTGGCGCTGGGCGTGAAGTTCCGCTATGGCGTGGCGATCGACGCGCTGCTGACGCAGGGCGATGAAATTGTCGGCGTGCAATGTGGCGCGGAAATCGTCAAGGCCGATTCCTACGTGGTGGCGCTCGGTTCCTACTCGACGGGCTTCATGAAGCCGCTGCTGGACATCCCCGTGTATCCGCTGAAGGGCTATTCGATCACCGTGCCTATCGTCAACGCGGCCAAGGCGCCCGTGTCGACCATCCTCGATGAAACCTACAAGATCGCCGTGACCCGTTTCGACGACCGCATCCGCGTCGGCGGCATGGCAGAAATCGCCGGCTACAACCTGGGCTTGAACCCGCGCCGCCGCGAAACGCTGGAAATGGTCGTCAACGACCTGTTCCCCGGCGGCGGCAACACGGCCGAGGCCACGTTCTGGACGGGCTTGCGCCCGATGACGCCGGACGGCACGCCCATCGTCGGCCGCACGCCGCTGCGCAACCTGTTCCTGAACACGGGCCACGGCACCCTGGGCTGGACCATGTCCTGCGGTTCGGCACAATTGCTGGCCGACCTGATGTCGTCGAAAAAGCCGGCCATTCTGGCCGACGACCTGTCCGTCAGCCGCTACAGCGGCGCGCAGGGCAATGGCAAACTGCAACACGCGGTGGCCTGA
- a CDS encoding methyl-accepting chemotaxis protein, producing the protein MNIKTIKGKLAMAFAALALMVLVVSGISIKSLHDANARFDTYLSETNTRLVLVNKFIDAVNNRAIAARNLLLFTKAEALALEAERAKQAHADVGSYLRQLQRSFAQSGGRGDAGLALFKEMERIEAIYGPVALDIVAMASAGQNAAAIQKLNDECQPLLLGLGKATNAYSQYAQARAGEQVAAGTAAFLAQRALLVGVCMAAFCAAAAAGIWIARTLFRALGSEPALLGAAATKVASGDLSRVRGLASPPPDSVMDSLLAMQGALAQMVGQVREASQAISTGSAEIATANTSLSLRTEEQASSLEQTAASMEELTGAVSNTASVARKASELATSASQVACRGADVVSRVVETMTAINAGSQRIADILGTIDGIAFQTNILALNAAVEAARAGEEGRGFAVVASEVRNLAQRSAVAAKEIKVLIDASVASVASGSRLVQDAGVTMGEIVDSVGHVVAMIGEISTAAREQSEGIGQVNVVVSQLDRMTQENAAMVEQTAAAAEQLKEQATQMAALVGTFRLGDERDGAGSAGPALARNPGARRVALGAVGAS; encoded by the coding sequence ATGAATATCAAGACGATCAAGGGTAAATTGGCCATGGCGTTCGCCGCACTGGCGCTGATGGTATTAGTCGTTTCCGGCATTTCCATCAAATCGCTGCACGATGCGAATGCGCGTTTCGATACCTATCTGTCCGAAACGAATACCCGCCTGGTACTGGTGAATAAATTCATCGACGCCGTGAATAACCGGGCCATTGCAGCGCGCAATTTGCTGTTGTTTACAAAGGCGGAGGCGCTTGCATTGGAAGCCGAACGGGCAAAGCAGGCACATGCTGACGTAGGCTCGTATCTGCGCCAGTTACAGCGCAGCTTTGCACAGTCGGGTGGCCGCGGCGATGCCGGCCTGGCGCTGTTCAAGGAAATGGAGCGCATCGAGGCCATTTACGGCCCTGTTGCGCTCGATATCGTTGCCATGGCGTCCGCCGGCCAGAATGCGGCCGCCATTCAAAAGCTCAATGATGAATGCCAGCCTTTGCTGCTGGGGCTGGGCAAGGCGACAAATGCCTATTCTCAATATGCCCAGGCGCGGGCCGGCGAGCAGGTGGCGGCCGGCACGGCCGCCTTTCTCGCGCAGCGCGCGCTGCTCGTGGGCGTTTGCATGGCCGCCTTTTGCGCCGCCGCCGCCGCCGGGATCTGGATTGCGCGTACGCTGTTTCGTGCGCTGGGCAGTGAGCCTGCGTTGCTCGGTGCAGCCGCGACAAAAGTCGCCAGCGGCGACTTGAGCCGGGTGCGCGGCCTGGCATCGCCGCCGCCGGACAGTGTCATGGATTCCTTGCTGGCAATGCAGGGGGCACTGGCGCAGATGGTGGGACAGGTGCGCGAGGCGTCGCAGGCGATTTCCACGGGATCGGCGGAAATCGCCACGGCAAATACCAGCCTGAGCCTGCGTACCGAAGAGCAGGCATCCAGCCTGGAGCAGACGGCGGCCTCGATGGAGGAATTGACTGGCGCGGTCAGCAATACAGCCAGCGTGGCCAGGAAGGCCAGCGAGCTGGCCACGTCCGCCTCGCAGGTCGCCTGCCGGGGCGCCGACGTCGTCTCCCGCGTCGTCGAGACCATGACGGCAATTAATGCCGGCTCTCAACGAATTGCCGATATTCTCGGCACCATCGACGGCATTGCCTTCCAGACCAATATCCTGGCCTTGAATGCGGCGGTCGAGGCGGCGCGCGCGGGGGAAGAAGGACGGGGCTTTGCCGTGGTGGCCAGTGAAGTGCGCAACCTGGCGCAGCGCAGCGCGGTGGCCGCCAAGGAAATCAAGGTGCTGATCGACGCCTCCGTGGCCAGCGTGGCCTCGGGCAGCCGCCTGGTGCAGGATGCGGGCGTGACCATGGGGGAAATCGTCGACAGCGTCGGCCATGTGGTGGCCATGATAGGCGAAATCAGTACTGCGGCCCGGGAGCAGAGTGAAGGGATCGGGCAGGTCAACGTGGTGGTGAGCCAGCTCGACCGCATGACGCAGGAAAACGCGGCGATGGTGGAGCAAACGGCGGCCGCGGCCGAGCAGCTGAAGGAGCAGGCCACCCAGATGGCGGCGCTGGTCGGCACGTTCAGGCTCGGGGACGAGCGCGATGGGGCGGGCAGTGCGGGCCCGGCGCTGGCCAGGAATCCTGGCGCGCGCAGGGTTGCCCTGGGCGCAGTGGGCGCGTCATAG
- a CDS encoding GlxA family transcriptional regulator, giving the protein MTVAVIAFDGMTPFHLSVPCLVFGAQTDEIDLPRFHVRVCAADPAPLRTAAGFAITPEFGLEGLDGADIVIMPAWHDDCREAPAPLINALQTAHRRGARMVGLCLGAFPLAQAGLLDGKSAATHWGMADQLAARYPAVRVARDMLYVDDGGMLTSAGVAAGLDCCLHLLRQLAGAEVANRVARRLLVAPHRQGGQAQFIERPLPVSGSEGRFADVLACVTANLSMVHSIDALAERAAMSRRNFTRHFRQATGTSFKQWLLNQRLAHAQGMLEKSAASIDVVAQQAGFGTALSLRQHFRAHLQTSPSAYRKLFREKLALQA; this is encoded by the coding sequence TTGACGGTGGCCGTGATTGCCTTCGACGGCATGACGCCTTTCCACCTGTCCGTGCCTTGCCTCGTGTTTGGCGCCCAGACGGACGAGATCGACCTGCCGCGCTTCCACGTGCGCGTCTGCGCCGCCGACCCCGCGCCCCTGCGCACGGCGGCTGGCTTTGCCATCACGCCCGAGTTCGGCCTGGAAGGCCTGGACGGCGCCGATATCGTCATCATGCCGGCCTGGCACGACGATTGCCGCGAGGCGCCGGCGCCATTGATCAACGCGCTGCAAACGGCCCATCGGCGCGGCGCACGCATGGTGGGCCTGTGCCTGGGCGCGTTTCCCCTGGCGCAGGCCGGCTTGTTGGATGGCAAGAGCGCCGCCACGCACTGGGGCATGGCCGATCAACTGGCGGCGCGCTACCCGGCGGTGCGGGTCGCGCGCGACATGCTGTACGTGGACGATGGCGGCATGCTGACGTCGGCCGGCGTGGCGGCCGGCCTCGATTGCTGTCTGCACCTGCTGCGCCAGCTGGCGGGCGCCGAGGTGGCCAACCGGGTGGCGCGCCGGCTGCTGGTGGCGCCGCACCGCCAGGGCGGCCAGGCCCAGTTCATCGAGCGCCCGCTGCCCGTGTCCGGCAGCGAGGGGCGCTTTGCCGACGTGCTTGCCTGCGTGACGGCCAATCTGTCCATGGTCCACAGCATCGATGCGCTGGCCGAGCGGGCCGCCATGAGCCGGCGCAACTTCACGCGCCACTTCCGCCAGGCGACGGGCACGTCTTTTAAACAATGGCTGCTGAACCAGCGCCTTGCGCATGCGCAAGGCATGCTCGAGAAAAGCGCGGCGTCGATCGACGTGGTGGCGCAGCAAGCGGGCTTCGGCACGGCCCTGTCGCTGCGCCAGCATTTCCGCGCGCACTTGCAGACGTCGCCGTCGGCCTATCGCAAGCTGTTCCGCGAGAAACTGGCGCTACAGGCTTAA